The DNA region CCGCGGGCGCGCTGCCGATCGCCCATGCCAATGACGGCGGGGGGTCGATCCGCATCCCCGCGGCCGTGACCGGGCTGGTCGGGTTCAAACCGAGCCGCGGCAGGCACCCCGACGAGCGGTTCTCCCAGGGGATGCCCATCCCGATCGTGTCCCAGTCGGTGGTCTCGCGCTCGGTCCGCGACACCGCGACGTTCCTCACTGCGTTCGAGGCGGGCCACCGCCCGGTCAGGGTGCCGCCGGTGGGACCGGTAGCGCCCGCCCCGTCACGGCGCCTGCGCATCGGGCTGGTGGAACACAGCCCGGCCGGCGGCCCGACCGATGCCGCGACCCTGGCGGTGCTCCGCGAGACCGCCCAACGGTTGGCGGACCTCGGACACGAGGTCGTCCCGACCGCCGCTCCCGTCCCGCCGGGGTTCCGTGAGGACTTCGTCGCCTACTGGGGACTACTCGCTCTGAGTACGTCGACCTCCGGGCGCCGCCTGTTCGACCCCGACTTCGACGCCGGCCGACTCGACCCCTTCACCGTCGGGCTCGCGCGGATGGCCCGCCGGAGGATCGCGTCGATGCCGCTGCACCTGCTGCGGCTGGAGCGGACCCGGCGCCGGTTCGACGCGAGGTTCGGCGACATCGATGTGTTCATCAACCCGGTGGTCGCGCACGAGACCCCGGAGGTCGGGTACCTGGACGCCGACCTCCCGTTCGAGACCCACCTCGACCGGGTCTCGAACTGGGTCACCTTCACCCCGCTGCAGAACATCGCGGGATCCCCCGCCGTGTCGCTTCCCACCGGACGCGCCCCGGACGGGATGCCCGTAGGCGTGCACTTCTCCGCGCGCAGGGGGCAGGACCGGCTCCTGCTCGAACTCGCCTCCGAGTACGAGGCCGCCCACCCGTTCGCCCGGATCTGGGAGTGAGACTCACTCCCCCAGCAGCTGGGTGACCCGCGGCCCGACCCGCTGACGCAGGATCACCTCGGTGCGGGTGCGCAGTACGCCGGGCGTGGAGATGATCGCGCTGAACACCTCCTCGAGATGGGCGTGATCCCGCGCGACCACCCGGCAGACCACGTCGAACTCGCCGGCGATGCTCACCACCTCCAGCACCTCGCGCACCTCGGCGAGGCCCGCGCAGGTCTCGTCGAGCCTGGCCTGCGCCACCTGGATGTGGACGAGGGCGCCCAGCGGGTACCCGAGGGCGGCGGGATCGAGGCTCGGCGCCCAGGACGCGAGCACGCCCCGGGCCTCGAGTTTGTCGAGCCGCGCCTGGGCGGTGCCCCTGGCCACCCCGAGCCGCCGGGAGAACTCCCGCACTCCGACGCGTGGATCCGCCAAGACGATGTCGAGGAGCCGGCGGTCGGTGTCGTCCAGGTTGGGGGATGCGTCCATGTGTCCACGGTATACGACGACGAGGTGGACAGCTGGTACAGCTCGCGCCCGTTCTGAGCGCTCCGAATGTGCAGAGTGACCGGCCCGCGAATGACCGCGTGACGCACCTCACAGTTCGTCCTAGCCTGGTGGCACATCGCTCGACTCGTGAAGGCCAGGTGTTGATCATGACCTCTCTGCTCCATCCCGCTGACGGCGCGCATGACGACCTGCCCCGGACCGGGCAGGCGGACGCCGGATCGTTCTCCCTCTCCGATCGCTACACGCGCGAGAGCGGCACGGTCTTCCTGACCGGAATCCAGGCACTGGTCCGGACGGTCCGCGACCGGGCACGGCTCGACCGCAGGCAGAACCTGCTCACCGCGAGCCTGGTCAGTGGCTACGAGGGGTCACCGTTGGCGGGGTACGACCTGGAGCTGGCCAGGCGCCGCGAGTTCCTCGACCCGTTCGACATCGTGCACCGCCCCGCGCTCAACGAGGAGGCGGGCGCGACCGCGGTGATGGGGTCCCAGCTCGCCCGGCGTACGGGCACCCTCCGCGCCACCGGGAACACCGGCGGCGCCGCCCTGCAGGGCGTCGTGGGGTACTGGTACGGAAAGGCGCCCGGTCTGGACCGCGCCACCGATGCCCTGCGGCACGCGAACCTCATCGGTACCGATCCGAACGGCGGCGCGGTGGTGCTGGTCGGCGACGATCCGGGCGCCAAGTCCTCCACCGTGCCGTGCGCATCCGAACTGGCCCTCGCCGACCTGTACATGCCCACGCTCTACCCCGCGGACTCGCAGGACGTGCTCGACTTCGGCGTCCACGCCGCGATGCTGTCGCGGGTCTCGGGGCTGTGGTCGGCCATGAAGATCTCCGCGCACGTCGCCGACGCCTCCTCGACCGCGATCGTCGACCCCGACCGGATCCTGCCCGTGTACGGGGACCTCGGGGCCAGCCCGCACGTACCGTCCGGGCGCCTGCTGGGATCCAGCCTCATGGAACTGGAGCAGAACCAGCTCACCATCCGTATCCCCCGCGCGTTGGAGTACGCCCGCCTCAACCGCCTCAACCGCATCGTGCAGGCGACCCCCGACGACCGGATCGGCATCGTCGCGGCGGGCAAGACCTACCTCGACGTGCGCGAGTCGCTGCGCCGCCTCGGGATCGGCGACGACGAACTGGCCCGCCGCGGGATCCGCATCCTCAAGCTGGGCATGATCTACCCCCTGGAACGACAGATCCTGGACGAGTTCATGTCCGGCCTCGACGAGGTGATCGTCGTCGAGGAGAAGCGCGACTTCATCGAGACGATGATCCGGGACATCCAGTTCCGCAAGCCCGGGGTGGCGAACGTCGTCGGCAAGGCCCACGAGGACGGGTCCACCCTGTTCAGCCGGTTCGGCGAGCTCGACGTGGACTCCGTCACCCGCGGTCTGGCGCAACGCCTCGGCCCGGTCCACGGCATCGAGCCGGCCCGCGCCTGGCTCGAGGGTCCGGGGCGGGGGCGTTCCCGGATCATGCTCCCGCTCGCCGCCAGCCGCACCCCGTACTTCTGCTCGGGCTGTCCCCACAACAGCTCGACCAAGGTCGCCGACGGCACGCTCGTCGGCGGGGGCATCGGCTGCCACGCGATGGTGCTCATGATGGACGAGGAGCAGGTCGGTCACGTCACCGGAGTCACCCAGATGGGCGGCGAGGGGATCCAGTGGACCGGGATGGCCCCGTTCCTGAACGAACGGCACATGGTGCAGAACGTCGGCGACGGCACCTTCATGCACTCGGCGTCCCTGGCACTGCGGGCCGCCGTGGCCTCGGGCGACAACATCACCTACAAGCTCCTCTACAACGGGAC from Dietzia sp. B32 includes:
- a CDS encoding amidase, with the protein product MTDATAAAPPHSDTTRIHAFRDDALGYDDATALAERVRGGRVSPVELVEAAIDRCAAVDPVLGALVFTDFDRAREESRRAAGSRLSTPFAGVPSAFKDAVQVEGAPMRLGSPAVPDYPALHDGDYARTFRATGLIPLGITAMPPFGWTAATERQGGLVTRNPWNTGRTSGGSSGGSSALVAAGALPIAHANDGGGSIRIPAAVTGLVGFKPSRGRHPDERFSQGMPIPIVSQSVVSRSVRDTATFLTAFEAGHRPVRVPPVGPVAPAPSRRLRIGLVEHSPAGGPTDAATLAVLRETAQRLADLGHEVVPTAAPVPPGFREDFVAYWGLLALSTSTSGRRLFDPDFDAGRLDPFTVGLARMARRRIASMPLHLLRLERTRRRFDARFGDIDVFINPVVAHETPEVGYLDADLPFETHLDRVSNWVTFTPLQNIAGSPAVSLPTGRAPDGMPVGVHFSARRGQDRLLLELASEYEAAHPFARIWE
- a CDS encoding Lrp/AsnC family transcriptional regulator, with protein sequence MDASPNLDDTDRRLLDIVLADPRVGVREFSRRLGVARGTAQARLDKLEARGVLASWAPSLDPAALGYPLGALVHIQVAQARLDETCAGLAEVREVLEVVSIAGEFDVVCRVVARDHAHLEEVFSAIISTPGVLRTRTEVILRQRVGPRVTQLLGE